In Lysobacter firmicutimachus, one genomic interval encodes:
- the ubiB gene encoding ubiquinone biosynthesis regulatory protein kinase UbiB, with protein sequence MRSAARAWRIGRVLLRYRLDALLDDTPFERWLKLARPFVPRASAEVAAMSRGARLRLALQELGPIFVKFGQILSTRRDLVPPDIAIELALLQDRVAPFDGETARRIVEAALERRIDEAFDSFDIEPLASASIAQVHAARLHGGREVVVKVLRPDIEGKIAGDIALLKALAALVERAHPKADKIRPRAVVAEIESTLAAELDLQREGANASVLRRFWADSDDMYVPEVIWSHTSERALTLERVYGIPSDDIAALDAAGIDRRALAAKGVRVFYTQVFRDNFFHADAHAGNIWVDSDPARRSNPRFIALDFGIMGQLSDEDQYYLAENFMAIFNRDYRRIAELHVQAGWIPAHMRIDELEAATRAVCEPYFTRPLSEISLAEVLVKLFRTAQRYELTLQPQLILLQKTLLNIEGVGRLLDPKLDIWAVARPVLQRILLERYSPQRLAGEFRKRLPELVTRAPEMPRLLHTWLNQQVSGEHELKMRSQDIIDLNRSIQDAVRRTVSAILGTGLLIVAAVLYGMESGGPRFWSIPASSWIAGLGGLWALLAAWPRRPRGG encoded by the coding sequence ATGAGGTCGGCCGCCCGCGCCTGGCGCATCGGCCGCGTGCTGCTGCGCTATCGTCTGGACGCGCTGCTCGACGACACTCCGTTCGAGCGTTGGCTCAAGCTGGCGCGGCCGTTCGTGCCGCGCGCCTCGGCCGAGGTCGCGGCGATGTCGCGCGGCGCGCGCCTGCGCCTGGCGTTGCAGGAACTGGGGCCGATCTTCGTCAAGTTCGGCCAGATCCTCTCCACCCGCCGCGACCTGGTGCCGCCGGACATCGCGATCGAGCTGGCCCTGCTGCAGGACCGGGTCGCGCCGTTCGACGGCGAGACCGCTCGCAGGATCGTCGAGGCGGCGCTGGAGCGGCGCATCGACGAGGCCTTCGACTCCTTCGATATCGAGCCGCTGGCCTCGGCGTCGATCGCCCAGGTCCACGCCGCGCGCCTGCACGGCGGGCGCGAGGTCGTGGTCAAGGTGCTGCGCCCCGACATCGAGGGCAAGATCGCGGGCGACATCGCCCTGCTCAAGGCGCTGGCCGCGCTGGTCGAGCGCGCCCATCCCAAGGCCGACAAGATCCGCCCGCGCGCGGTGGTGGCCGAGATCGAAAGCACCCTCGCCGCCGAACTGGACCTGCAGCGCGAGGGCGCCAACGCCAGCGTGCTGCGCCGGTTCTGGGCCGACAGCGACGACATGTACGTGCCCGAGGTGATCTGGTCGCACACCAGCGAGCGCGCGCTGACCCTGGAGCGGGTGTACGGCATTCCTTCCGACGACATCGCCGCGCTCGACGCCGCCGGCATCGACCGCCGGGCGCTGGCCGCCAAGGGCGTGCGGGTGTTCTACACCCAGGTGTTCCGCGACAATTTCTTCCACGCCGACGCGCACGCCGGCAACATCTGGGTCGACAGCGATCCCGCGCGGCGCAGCAATCCGCGCTTCATCGCCCTGGACTTCGGCATCATGGGCCAGTTGTCGGACGAGGATCAGTACTACCTCGCCGAGAACTTCATGGCGATCTTCAACCGCGACTACCGCCGCATCGCCGAGCTGCATGTGCAGGCCGGCTGGATTCCGGCGCACATGCGCATCGACGAGCTCGAGGCCGCCACGCGCGCGGTGTGCGAGCCGTACTTCACCCGGCCGCTGAGCGAGATCTCGCTGGCCGAGGTGCTGGTCAAGCTGTTCCGCACCGCGCAGCGCTACGAACTGACCCTGCAGCCGCAGCTGATCCTGCTGCAGAAGACCCTGCTCAACATCGAAGGCGTCGGCCGCCTGCTCGATCCCAAGCTCGACATCTGGGCGGTGGCGCGGCCGGTGCTGCAGCGCATCCTGCTGGAGCGCTACAGCCCGCAGCGGTTGGCCGGCGAGTTCCGCAAGCGCCTGCCGGAGCTGGTCACGCGCGCGCCGGAAATGCCGCGGCTGCTGCACACCTGGTTGAACCAGCAGGTCTCGGGCGAGCACGAGCTGAAGATGCGCTCGCAGGACATCATCGATCTCAACCGCAGCATCCAGGATGCGGTGCGGCGCACGGTGTCGGCGATTCTCGGCACCGGCCTGCTAATCGTGGCGGCGGTGCTGTACGGCATGGAGTCCGGCGGGCCGAGGTTCTGGTCGATCCCGGCCTCGTCCTGGATCGCCGGACTGGGCGGCCTGTGGGCCCTGCTGGCGGCATGGCCGCGGCGGCCGCGCGGCGGGTAG
- a CDS encoding pitrilysin family protein: MTPFLPSPRPALLAAALALACAFGPAAAAPTPLPTGVQAGPCVEGICEYRLGNGLRVLLFPDASRPTVTVNLIYRVGSKQENYGETGMAHLLEHLLFKGTPTHRDIPGEMKKRGIGFNAETSLERTNYYASFPANDATLDWLLGLEADRMVHSDIARKDLDSEMTVVRNEMENGENSPAAALVERVRSTAYLWHRYGNSTIGARSDVEGVPIERLQAYYRAWYRPDNATLVLAGRFDPAATLGSIARRFGPIARPAEPMRSFYTVEPAQDGEREVTVRRVGDIRLLMAAYHIPAATHADAAALAVLEDVLGHVPGGRLHKALVETGLAASAGGGAEQMRDPGLFSAIAALPKDGDEAKARQALLDQLEQIARQPVTAAEVEAAQQRLRNGFELAYTNVSSVAMGLSDAVASGDWRLYFHQRDALDKVTAQDVNRVARDYLTANNRTFGRFVPSQTAQRAAIPAAPDAAVLLKDYVGKAAVAAGEHFDPTPANIQARTETVVIDTGGGRSLKLALLPKKTRGGTVSVTASFNFGNVDALKGREVAGSVAGALMMRGAQGLSREQIDQRFDALKTAARVGGSLQSARIDLTTRREQLADALSLAAQVLRTPTYPDAEFEQYRLQAITGMEASRQEPGSIAGLALAKHFDPWPAGHPLRALSLDESLAALKALKLADVRAFHRDFYGTAEGQISVVGDFDPVALKRQLQSLFADWRAPQAFAPIATSYTAVAAEQRRFETPDKPNGVLLARANLSLKDTDPDYPALVAANYILGGGTIKSRLGDRIRQRDGLSYGVGSDIDADTSRDGRDDAGNWSVEAIAAPENLDKVERAMREEIDRLLRDGVQADELRDAVSGLLTQREQARASDAAIAAGLAGNLFYGRTMQFSADFDAALKALTVDQVNAAIRKHLKPDQLSVYLAGDFAAAAKGGSPAKAPATGAASAAGDAGAGQ, translated from the coding sequence ATGACGCCGTTTCTGCCTTCGCCCCGCCCCGCCCTGCTCGCCGCCGCGCTGGCCCTGGCCTGCGCCTTCGGTCCTGCCGCAGCCGCGCCGACGCCGTTGCCGACGGGCGTGCAGGCCGGCCCCTGCGTCGAGGGCATCTGCGAATACCGGCTCGGCAACGGCCTGCGCGTGCTGCTGTTCCCCGACGCGAGCCGGCCGACGGTGACCGTGAACCTGATCTACCGGGTCGGCTCCAAGCAGGAGAACTACGGCGAAACCGGCATGGCGCACCTGCTGGAGCATCTACTGTTCAAAGGCACGCCGACGCATCGCGACATTCCCGGCGAGATGAAGAAGCGCGGCATCGGCTTCAACGCCGAGACCTCGCTGGAGCGCACCAACTACTACGCCAGCTTCCCCGCCAACGATGCCACCCTGGACTGGCTGCTCGGTCTGGAAGCCGACCGCATGGTCCATTCCGACATCGCCCGCAAGGACCTCGACAGCGAGATGACGGTGGTCCGCAACGAAATGGAGAACGGCGAGAACAGCCCGGCCGCGGCGCTGGTCGAACGGGTGCGATCGACCGCCTACCTGTGGCACCGCTACGGCAACAGCACCATCGGCGCGCGCAGCGACGTCGAAGGCGTGCCGATCGAACGCCTGCAGGCCTATTACCGCGCCTGGTACCGGCCCGACAACGCGACCCTGGTGCTGGCCGGCCGCTTCGACCCCGCCGCGACCCTGGGCTCGATCGCGCGCCGCTTCGGCCCGATCGCGCGTCCGGCCGAACCGATGCGGTCGTTCTACACGGTCGAGCCGGCGCAGGACGGCGAACGCGAGGTCACCGTGCGCCGGGTCGGCGACATCCGCCTGCTGATGGCCGCCTACCACATCCCGGCCGCGACCCATGCCGACGCGGCCGCGCTGGCCGTACTCGAAGACGTGCTCGGCCACGTGCCGGGCGGGCGCCTGCACAAGGCCCTGGTCGAAACCGGCCTGGCGGCCAGCGCCGGCGGCGGCGCCGAACAGATGCGCGACCCGGGCTTGTTCAGCGCGATCGCGGCCTTGCCCAAGGACGGCGACGAGGCCAAGGCCCGGCAAGCCCTGCTCGACCAGCTCGAACAGATCGCACGCCAGCCGGTCACCGCGGCCGAAGTCGAAGCCGCGCAGCAACGGCTGCGCAACGGCTTCGAACTGGCCTACACCAACGTGTCCTCGGTCGCGATGGGCCTGTCCGACGCGGTCGCCAGCGGCGACTGGCGGCTGTACTTCCATCAGCGCGATGCGCTGGACAAGGTCACCGCGCAGGACGTCAACCGGGTCGCGCGCGACTATCTGACCGCCAACAACCGCACCTTCGGCCGCTTCGTGCCCAGCCAGACCGCGCAGCGCGCGGCGATCCCCGCCGCCCCGGATGCTGCCGTCCTGCTCAAGGACTACGTCGGCAAGGCCGCGGTCGCGGCCGGCGAGCATTTCGATCCGACTCCGGCCAACATCCAGGCGCGCACCGAAACCGTGGTCATCGACACCGGCGGCGGGCGCTCGCTCAAGCTCGCCCTGCTGCCGAAAAAGACCCGCGGCGGCACGGTCAGCGTCACCGCCTCGTTCAATTTCGGCAACGTCGACGCGCTCAAAGGCCGCGAAGTCGCCGGCAGCGTCGCCGGCGCGCTGATGATGCGCGGCGCGCAAGGCCTGAGCCGCGAGCAGATCGACCAGCGCTTCGATGCGCTCAAGACCGCCGCGCGCGTCGGCGGCAGCCTGCAGTCGGCGCGCATCGACCTGACCACCCGCCGCGAACAACTCGCCGACGCGCTGTCCCTGGCGGCGCAGGTGCTGCGCACGCCGACCTATCCCGATGCCGAATTCGAGCAGTACCGGCTGCAGGCGATCACCGGCATGGAAGCCTCGCGCCAGGAGCCCGGCAGCATCGCCGGCCTGGCCCTGGCCAAGCACTTCGACCCGTGGCCGGCCGGGCATCCGTTGCGCGCGCTGAGCCTGGACGAATCGCTGGCCGCGCTCAAAGCGCTCAAGCTCGCCGACGTGCGCGCCTTCCACCGCGACTTCTACGGCACGGCCGAAGGCCAGATCAGCGTGGTCGGCGATTTCGACCCGGTCGCGCTCAAGCGCCAGTTGCAAAGCCTGTTCGCCGATTGGCGCGCGCCGCAGGCGTTCGCGCCGATCGCCACAAGTTACACCGCGGTCGCCGCCGAACAGCGCCGCTTCGAAACCCCGGACAAGCCCAACGGCGTGTTGCTGGCGCGCGCCAACCTCTCGCTGAAGGACACCGATCCCGACTACCCGGCCCTGGTCGCAGCCAACTACATCCTCGGCGGCGGCACGATCAAGTCGCGCCTGGGCGACCGCATCCGCCAGCGCGACGGCCTCAGTTACGGAGTCGGCAGCGACATCGACGCCGACACCAGCCGCGACGGCCGCGACGACGCCGGCAACTGGTCGGTGGAGGCGATCGCCGCGCCGGAGAACCTGGACAAGGTCGAACGCGCCATGCGCGAGGAAATCGACCGCCTGCTGCGCGACGGCGTGCAGGCCGACGAATTGCGCGATGCGGTGTCCGGCCTGCTGACCCAGCGCGAACAGGCGCGCGCCTCCGACGCCGCCATCGCCGCGGGGCTGGCCGGCAATCTGTTCTACGGCCGTACCATGCAGTTCTCCGCCGACTTCGACGCCGCGCTCAAGGCGCTGACCGTCGATCAGGTCAACGCCGCGATCCGCAAGCACCTCAAGCCGGACCAGCTCAGCGTCTACCTGGCCGGCGATTTCGCCGCCGCGGCCAAAGGCGGCTCGCCGGCGAAGGCTCCGGCCACGGGGGCGGCATCCGCGGCCGGCGATGCCGGCGCGGGCCAGTAA
- a CDS encoding alpha/beta fold hydrolase — translation MTSSRSFPDYPFQPQRFEVRPGIAMSYLDEGPRDGEVVVMLHGNPSWSYYWRKLVLGLRDRYRCIVPDHVGMGLSDKPGDERYEYTLQSRVDDVERLLQHLGVTGPMSLAVHDWGGGIGFGWGLKHGEQIQRLIVTNTGAFPLPAAKPLPKRLRLGRDSALGTGLIRGLNAFAGGAARLGVATPMPAEVRRAYLAPYDSWANRIATSRFVQDIPLGEGDKAWPLVQAMAAKLPQYADRPAFIGWGLRDFVFDHHFLKGFTDALPQAQVRAFEDAGHYVLEDKAALLVPEMRAFLDRHRLG, via the coding sequence CGACGAAGGCCCGCGCGACGGCGAGGTCGTGGTGATGCTGCATGGCAACCCGTCGTGGAGCTATTACTGGCGCAAGCTGGTGCTGGGCCTGCGCGACCGCTATCGCTGCATCGTCCCCGACCATGTCGGCATGGGCCTGTCGGACAAACCCGGCGACGAGCGCTACGAATACACCCTGCAGTCGCGGGTCGACGACGTCGAGCGGCTGTTGCAGCACCTGGGCGTGACCGGGCCGATGAGCCTGGCGGTGCACGACTGGGGCGGCGGCATCGGCTTCGGCTGGGGGCTCAAGCACGGCGAGCAGATCCAGCGCCTGATCGTCACCAACACCGGCGCGTTCCCGTTGCCGGCGGCCAAGCCGCTGCCCAAGCGCCTGCGCCTGGGCCGCGATTCGGCCCTGGGCACCGGCCTGATCCGCGGCCTCAACGCTTTCGCCGGCGGCGCCGCGCGCCTGGGCGTGGCCACGCCGATGCCGGCCGAGGTGCGCCGCGCCTACCTGGCTCCATACGATTCTTGGGCGAACCGCATCGCCACCTCGCGCTTCGTCCAGGACATCCCGCTCGGCGAGGGCGACAAGGCCTGGCCGCTGGTGCAGGCGATGGCGGCCAAGCTGCCGCAGTACGCCGACCGCCCGGCCTTCATCGGCTGGGGCCTGCGCGATTTCGTGTTCGACCATCACTTCCTCAAGGGCTTCACCGACGCGCTGCCGCAGGCGCAGGTGCGCGCCTTCGAGGACGCCGGCCATTACGTGCTGGAAGACAAGGCGGCGCTGCTGGTGCCGGAAATGCGCGCCTTCCTCGACCGCCACCGGCTGGGCTGA
- the oleD gene encoding 2-alkyl-3-oxoalkanoate reductase, whose protein sequence is MKILVTGGGGFLGQALCRGLVARGHEVVSFNRGRYPALDEIGVTQVQGDLADREAVIAAASGCEAVFHNAAKAGAWGSYQSYHQANVVGTQNVIDACRAHRIGRLVYTSTPSVTHRATHPVEGGTAETVPYGEGFKAAYATTKTVAEKAVLAANGPDLATVALRPRLIWGVGDNQLLPRLVERARRGRLRFVGGGYNRMDTTYIDNAAQAHFDAFEHLAPGAACAGKAYFISNGDPRTVRETVNGLLGAVGAPQVDKTLPFRAAYLIGAVCEGLWTLLPLKGEPPMTRFLAEQLSTVHWYDMGPARRDFGYVPRVGFDEGLERVRAHHLAASGRP, encoded by the coding sequence ATGAAGATCCTGGTCACCGGCGGCGGCGGTTTTCTCGGCCAGGCCCTGTGTCGCGGTTTGGTCGCGCGCGGCCACGAGGTGGTCAGCTTCAACCGCGGCCGCTATCCGGCGCTGGACGAGATCGGCGTGACCCAGGTGCAGGGCGACCTCGCCGACCGCGAGGCGGTGATCGCCGCCGCCAGCGGTTGCGAGGCGGTCTTCCACAATGCCGCCAAGGCCGGTGCCTGGGGCAGCTACCAGAGCTACCACCAGGCCAACGTGGTCGGCACCCAGAACGTGATCGACGCCTGCCGCGCGCACCGCATCGGCCGGCTGGTCTACACCTCCACGCCCAGCGTGACCCACCGCGCGACCCACCCGGTCGAAGGCGGCACCGCCGAGACCGTGCCCTACGGCGAAGGCTTCAAGGCCGCCTACGCCACCACCAAGACCGTCGCCGAGAAAGCGGTGCTGGCCGCGAATGGTCCGGACCTGGCGACCGTGGCGTTGCGCCCGCGCCTGATCTGGGGCGTGGGCGACAATCAATTGCTGCCGCGCCTGGTCGAACGCGCGCGCCGGGGCCGCCTGCGCTTCGTCGGCGGCGGCTACAACCGCATGGACACGACCTACATCGACAATGCGGCGCAGGCGCATTTCGACGCCTTCGAACACCTCGCCCCCGGCGCGGCCTGCGCCGGCAAGGCTTATTTCATCAGCAACGGCGACCCGCGCACGGTGCGCGAGACGGTCAACGGCCTGCTCGGCGCGGTCGGCGCGCCGCAGGTCGACAAGACCCTGCCGTTCCGCGCCGCCTACCTCATCGGCGCGGTCTGCGAAGGGCTGTGGACGCTGTTGCCGCTCAAGGGCGAGCCGCCGATGACCCGGTTCCTGGCCGAACAGCTGTCGACCGTGCACTGGTACGACATGGGCCCGGCGCGGCGCGATTTCGGCTATGTCCCCCGGGTCGGTTTCGACGAGGGGCTGGAGCGGGTGCGTGCGCATCATCTGGCGGCTTCGGGCCGCCCCTGA
- a CDS encoding ubiquinone biosynthesis accessory factor UbiJ, producing MTDSASPLDALKPLAGRALEAALNRALALDPDTRDGLRALDGRSIALHLASPSLAMRILVAGDRLEVGPVRSSDEPDLAVRSTLGAILSQLPNLLGAARNERAAPVGQLRIEGDADLARRLQRLAERFDPDWRQPFAAAFGEVLGVQIADTIAAALRHARGAAGALAGNVAEYVTEESRDVVPRDELNAFHDDVDAVRDDVERLAARVARLRDRAGRRA from the coding sequence ATGACCGACTCCGCCTCGCCCCTGGATGCGCTCAAGCCCTTGGCCGGGCGCGCCCTCGAAGCCGCGCTGAACCGCGCCCTGGCGCTCGACCCCGACACCCGCGACGGCCTGCGCGCGCTCGACGGACGCAGCATCGCCCTGCACCTGGCCTCGCCGTCGCTGGCGATGCGGATCCTGGTCGCCGGCGACCGGCTCGAAGTGGGCCCGGTGCGCAGCAGCGACGAGCCCGATCTGGCCGTGCGCAGCACCCTGGGCGCGATCCTGTCGCAATTGCCGAACCTGCTCGGCGCAGCGCGCAACGAGCGCGCCGCGCCGGTCGGGCAGCTGCGCATCGAAGGCGATGCCGATCTGGCCCGGCGCCTGCAGCGGCTGGCCGAGCGTTTCGATCCGGACTGGCGCCAACCCTTCGCCGCGGCCTTCGGCGAAGTGCTCGGGGTGCAGATCGCCGACACCATCGCCGCGGCTCTGCGCCACGCTCGCGGCGCCGCCGGCGCGCTGGCCGGCAACGTCGCCGAGTACGTGACCGAGGAATCGCGCGACGTGGTGCCGCGCGACGAACTCAACGCCTTCCACGACGACGTCGACGCGGTGCGCGACGACGTCGAGCGCCTGGCTGCGCGCGTGGCGCGCCTGCGCGACCGCGCCGGGCGGCGCGCATGA
- the oleC gene encoding olefin beta-lactone synthetase → MSPDASAAQGERCNIASALPALAAQSPERIAMRCPGTRRADGLAAYDVALSYGELDRRSDAIAAGLAARGIVRGTRTAVMVRPSPEFFLLMFALFKLGAVPVLIDPGIDKRALRQCLDEAAPEAFIGIPLAHIARVVLGWAKSARIRITTGRYAFLADDTLQRIERAGAGAASQLADTRADEVAAVVFTSGSTGVPKGVVFRHRHFVAQIEMMGEAFGLMPGGVDLPTFPPFALFDPALGLTSIIPDMDPTRPAQADPVKLLDAIHRFGVDQLFGSPALMAVLARHGQPLPGVKRVTSAGAPVPPDTVAALRELLPRDAQFWTPYGATECLPVAVIEGRELQSTRAATERGAGTCVGRPVPRNEVRIIRIDDAPIEQWSDDWVLPAGAVGEITVAGPTATDSYFRRDAATRSAKIREVRDGVERIVHRMGDVGYLDEEGRLWFCGRKTHRVETAHGPLYTEQVEPVFNTHPKVRRTALVGTGAFGAQQPLLWVELHDPRTPSAECERIAGELRAIGAQFAHTAGIERIRFHPGFPVDIRHNAKIGREKLAAQAAPG, encoded by the coding sequence ATGAGCCCTGATGCCTCCGCCGCGCAAGGCGAACGCTGCAACATCGCCTCGGCGCTGCCGGCGCTGGCCGCGCAGTCGCCCGAGCGCATCGCCATGCGCTGCCCCGGCACGCGCCGCGCCGACGGTCTGGCCGCTTACGATGTCGCCCTGAGCTACGGCGAGCTGGACCGGCGCAGCGACGCGATCGCCGCCGGCCTGGCCGCGCGCGGCATCGTCCGCGGCACCCGCACCGCGGTGATGGTGCGGCCGTCGCCGGAGTTCTTCCTGCTGATGTTCGCGCTGTTCAAGCTCGGTGCGGTGCCGGTGCTGATCGACCCGGGCATCGACAAGCGCGCGCTGCGCCAGTGCCTGGACGAGGCCGCGCCGGAGGCCTTCATCGGCATTCCGCTGGCGCATATCGCGCGGGTGGTGCTGGGCTGGGCCAAGTCGGCGCGGATTCGCATCACCACCGGGCGCTATGCGTTCCTGGCCGACGACACGCTGCAGCGGATCGAGCGCGCCGGCGCCGGCGCGGCTTCGCAACTGGCCGACACCCGGGCCGACGAGGTCGCCGCCGTGGTGTTCACCAGCGGCTCGACCGGCGTGCCCAAGGGCGTGGTGTTCCGGCACCGGCATTTCGTCGCCCAGATCGAAATGATGGGCGAGGCCTTCGGCCTGATGCCGGGCGGCGTCGATTTGCCGACGTTCCCGCCGTTCGCGCTGTTCGACCCGGCGTTGGGGCTGACCTCGATCATTCCCGACATGGACCCGACCCGGCCGGCGCAGGCCGATCCGGTCAAGCTGCTCGATGCGATCCATCGCTTCGGCGTCGACCAGTTGTTCGGTTCGCCGGCATTGATGGCGGTGCTGGCGCGCCATGGCCAGCCCTTGCCGGGGGTGAAGCGGGTCACGTCGGCCGGCGCGCCGGTGCCGCCCGACACGGTCGCCGCGCTGCGCGAACTGCTGCCGCGCGATGCTCAGTTCTGGACTCCGTACGGCGCCACCGAATGTTTGCCGGTGGCGGTGATCGAAGGCCGCGAGCTGCAATCCACCCGCGCCGCGACCGAGCGCGGCGCCGGTACCTGCGTCGGCCGGCCGGTGCCGCGCAACGAGGTGCGGATCATCCGCATCGACGATGCGCCGATCGAGCAATGGTCGGACGACTGGGTGCTGCCGGCCGGCGCGGTCGGCGAGATCACCGTCGCCGGGCCGACCGCGACCGACAGCTATTTCCGCCGCGATGCCGCGACCCGGTCGGCCAAGATCCGCGAGGTCCGCGACGGCGTCGAGCGCATCGTCCATCGCATGGGCGATGTCGGCTATCTCGACGAGGAAGGGCGGCTTTGGTTTTGCGGGCGCAAGACCCACCGGGTCGAGACCGCGCACGGCCCGCTGTACACCGAGCAGGTCGAACCGGTGTTCAACACCCATCCCAAGGTGCGCCGCACCGCCCTGGTCGGCACCGGCGCGTTCGGCGCGCAGCAGCCGTTGCTGTGGGTGGAACTGCACGATCCGCGTACGCCGTCGGCGGAGTGCGAGCGCATCGCCGGCGAGTTGCGCGCGATCGGCGCGCAGTTCGCGCATACCGCCGGGATCGAGCGGATCCGCTTCCACCCGGGGTTCCCGGTCGATATCCGCCACAACGCCAAGATCGGCCGCGAGAAGCTCGCCGCGCAGGCGGCGCCGGGCTGA